The region GAAAATAATTAAAATAACGATAAACAAGGAGTAGTATTGATTTTCTCCTTCTTTATCCCAGTTATTATTTATAGTCTTACCTATATTAAACCCTAACGGTAATTTCTCTTTAAAAGATTTTATATTATCAACTTTTACTTTATTTTCCAATTGGTAGGTGCCAATTAAATCGTAAGCCACTAACAAACTATATTTTTGATTGGTTTTAGAAATCGTATTCCCCGAATTTCGCTTATCAATAGTAGCCAATTGATTTAATTTGTATTGCTGATTTCTAATCCACAGCGGTGTGTTTTTTAAATCCCACACATTAAATTTTTTGTAATTGTCAGACTCCAATTTTACAGATTGCATTTCATCCAATCCTTATATAAGATTACATCTTTTATATTTTCACATAAATTTATATTTACTTTTTTTTACTCAACCAAACTATAAAACCAGTTACGGGTAAACTAGCACAAATTAGACTAATAAAAAATGCAAATATTTTACCTGTTAACCCAAGAGCTGCTCCAATGTGAATATCATAATTCAGCATGGTTAATTGATCTGAAAAGTCAGCTTCTTCGTAGCGATCACCTTTCATTCTTAGAGGTTTTAAGGTATATTGATCATAATAATATTCATTCTTATTATAATAAGATTTATTGTCTTGAAAGGCAATAATTTCAATAGCATCATCGTCATCTTTTAAAATAGGAGTCATGTAAAAACCTTGAGCATCCATTTCTTGTATACGTGTTGCATACCAAGCTTTGTCGAGCGAATAACTACTATTATTAGCCACTAAATTGGCATAATTCACATCGGAATGCGGATGGTGATGTTCAGGACGTTCTTCACCAGCAGAAGTTACATAGTACACTGAATCTGCAAACCATTCAAAACTCATAACCAGTCCTGTTATAGCAAGGACTAAAGCAAAAATTAAACTGTAGAATCCTAAAACATTATGTAAGTCGTAATTAATACGTTTAATCTTAGCATTCCATTTTATTTTAAAACTTTTTTTAAGGTTAGATTTCTTAAAATTTTTAGGCCACCACATAATAAGTCCACTTATAAGCATAAATAGAAAGATAAGTGTGAACACTCCAACAATAGGCCGACCGATATCATAAGGTAACCAAAGTGCTCTATGCCCATCTATAATAAAGCGAAAAAAATTAAAATCATTACTCCCTAAGCTATGTTCTTTTTTTATGAATTTCCCAGTATATGGGTTTATAAAAATAGCCGTAAAATTCCGTTTCTCATTAACATAATAACTATAACCGACAGCAGCTGCTCCTTCAGCATTACTATAAGTTAAACCAGTAGGTTTTTCCTTAGGCATATACACTTTTGCAGTATCTAACAATTGGCTTGGTGGCACAAATGGAACGTCTTGTTGTTTTACAAAACGCCAAGGTTCTGTTGCATCTTTAACCTCTTGTTCGAAAGCATAAAAACACCCTGTAATACTTACAATAAAAACTATAATTCCAGATACCAATCCTAACCAAAGATGTAACCAGTCGTTTATTTTTCTAAACGTACTTTTTTGTTTCTTTTTTTTAGACACTTTGTTTTCCATATGAATAAGAAAAAGTCAGTCCGCTACTAGATAACAGACTGACTCTTTAAATTAACAGCTCGTTAAAATTTAAAAAAACCTGCTACAAAGTTAGCTTCTACTTTAGCACCTTTTTCAGAGGTATAATTTACTATATCCATTTTATATACGTAGATACCGTCATTTTCAATAGGAACACATAAATACACATAGTTTCCATCTTGTAAAGCAGCTAGCCTTCTACCGTCTCCCTTATGTTCTGGCACACCGTTAATATATTCAATCGAAGGAATTGATAAATCAATTACAGCAGATTGTAAAGGCGAGTCAGACCATTTTTCTTGTTCGCTTCTTTCGGTCATATTAATTTCAGCAAAGATTTTATTCCCTCCTAGGTATTTTAAATGAGATGCTTGTTTTCCGCCAGTTAAAGCAGGGATATCTAAAAAGTAATCAGCATCAAAATCAGATTCTCCAGCATTAATTTTTAAGATACCGCCAGGTTTCGTGCTTTGGCTATAACCATTTGCAGGGTTAGAATGAGATAAGGCATATACATTTCCATAATCATCTTTTACCAAACCAGATTTGATATTAAATCCACCAATTGGTCCAACTCGTGAATCGGTAATTATTTTTTGAAACTCTAATTCTGGATAAGAAAATACAGCTATTTCAGCTTGCTCTGTATAATCCGTATCAAAAGTATTAGGATTAGAGATGTAGTAACTTAAAAATAAGTAATCTCCACTAACAGCCATACCAGAGTAATTTGGACCACTTAAATCTGTAATATCTGTAACAGGGATATCTATAGTTTCTGTAGCAACAAGGGTATTGGGTGTAAATTTGCGAAAGGTGATCACATCTGATGATGACCTCATACTAACCGAAATCAAATTATTATCATCACCTTTAACAAAATCTGCAATGGCAGCTGTAAAAGATACATC is a window of Formosa sediminum DNA encoding:
- a CDS encoding PepSY-associated TM helix domain-containing protein, whose amino-acid sequence is MENKVSKKKKQKSTFRKINDWLHLWLGLVSGIIVFIVSITGCFYAFEQEVKDATEPWRFVKQQDVPFVPPSQLLDTAKVYMPKEKPTGLTYSNAEGAAAVGYSYYVNEKRNFTAIFINPYTGKFIKKEHSLGSNDFNFFRFIIDGHRALWLPYDIGRPIVGVFTLIFLFMLISGLIMWWPKNFKKSNLKKSFKIKWNAKIKRINYDLHNVLGFYSLIFALVLAITGLVMSFEWFADSVYYVTSAGEERPEHHHPHSDVNYANLVANNSSYSLDKAWYATRIQEMDAQGFYMTPILKDDDDAIEIIAFQDNKSYYNKNEYYYDQYTLKPLRMKGDRYEEADFSDQLTMLNYDIHIGAALGLTGKIFAFFISLICASLPVTGFIVWLSKKK
- a CDS encoding DUF4374 domain-containing protein; the protein is MKFQNTKFNLTALFLSVITVFSFSSCSSDDSTDDNNGGSVDKPFALSLAIQGSDNSFTYYTVPFAEVMTGTLNAVGEGIEQPGYYDFTKIDNTIYSLGGLDDVNVVAITQNSDSSLEETGDVSFTAAIADFVKGDDNNLISVSMRSSSDVITFRKFTPNTLVATETIDIPVTDITDLSGPNYSGMAVSGDYLFLSYYISNPNTFDTDYTEQAEIAVFSYPELEFQKIITDSRVGPIGGFNIKSGLVKDDYGNVYALSHSNPANGYSQSTKPGGILKINAGESDFDADYFLDIPALTGGKQASHLKYLGGNKIFAEINMTERSEQEKWSDSPLQSAVIDLSIPSIEYINGVPEHKGDGRRLAALQDGNYVYLCVPIENDGIYVYKMDIVNYTSEKGAKVEANFVAGFFKF
- a CDS encoding efflux RND transporter permease subunit — its product is MQSVKLESDNYKKFNVWDLKNTPLWIRNQQYKLNQLATIDKRNSGNTISKTNQKYSLLVAYDLIGTYQLENKVKVDNIKSFKEKLPLGFNIGKTINNNWDKEGENQYYSLFIVILIIFFICDILLESLKQPLAIISMIPISFIGVFLTFYLWTSYIRLDVKMREYFS